Genomic DNA from Alphaproteobacteria bacterium SS10:
CTTTCCACCATTCAGCCGCTGTCTGGCCGCCAGGCTGGGCATCAGCCGCCCCTAGCACATGCCCCTCATTCCGGTTCTCCGAAATGATCTTGGCCGCGGTTTCATCCATACCCATGGCCTCCAACCGTTGATTGGAAACCGGTAGCGGGCCGGCGGCGTAATCGATGATTTCACGCTGGGCTGCGGGATCGTTCTCAGCCTCAGTTTTCAGCAGGTCGGGGTGGATCGTTGGGTACGCCACCGGTGCCTCGGCCGTTATCTCATGGGTTGGCGTTTGCGTGTCAGGGCCGCTGGCAAAAACGGAAGCCGGGGCAACGACCATGCCAGCCGCAGCAAGAAGGGTGAGGGGAAGTCCAGCCTTGGGGGCCATATTAAGTCTCCTGGGGAGGGGAGCCTGACGATAAAAGGTACCGGCGAAGCGATGTATCAGTGATGTCTAGCCCTTGGCCTACGCCCCTCTGTCGAAAGCACCAATCCCCCGCTGCGGGTCGGCAAGCCCGTGACACCAGTAACCTTGGCGGCCTAGCCCCGCACGCGGTATATAGGCGGCAACAGATCGGCCAGCTTGCATCATCGCTGGCCCCATAAAGAATAACCTTGAGGAAACCACCCATGCTCGCCAACGCGCCACGCCCGTTTAATCTCGATTTGGGAGAGACCGCCGACATGCTGCGCGATAGCGTGGCCGATTTCGCGGCGGCTGAGATTGCGCCCCGGGCGGAGGAGATCGACCGCACCGATGTCTTCCCCGCCGATCTTTGGCAGAAGATGGGGGCCATGGGCCTGCACGGTGTCACGGTTGAGGAAGAGCTCGGCGGTGCCGGTATGGGCTATGTTGAGCATATGGTGGCGATGGAGGAAATCTCCCGCGCCTCGGCTTCCGTCGGCCTAAGCTACGGCGCCCATTCCAATCTCTGCGTGAACCAAATCCGCCTGAACGGCAATGATGAGCAGCGGGCCCGCTACCTCCCCAAACTGATCTCTGGCGAGCATGTGGGGGCACTCGCGATGTCGGAGCCGGGTGCCGGTTCCGATGTGGTGTCGATGAAGCTGAAGGCGGAGAAGAAGGGCGACCGCTATATCCTCAACGGCTCCAAGATGTGGATCACCAACGGCCCGGATGCCGAGACGCTGGTCGTCTATGCCAAGACGGACCCGAGCGCCGGGTCACGCGGCATCACCGCCTTTATCATTGAGAAGGGGTTTAAGGGCTTCTCCTGCGCGCAGAAGCTGGACAAGCTCGGCATGCGTGGGTCCCACACCGGCGAACTCGTGTTCCAGGACTGTGAAGTGCCAGAGGAGAATATCCTCGGCACCGAGGGCGGCGGGGTTGCCGTCTTGATGTCCGGACTGGATTACGAACGCGCGGTGCTGGCCGCCGGGCCGCTCGGCATCATGCAGGCCTGCATGGATATCGTGATCCCTTACGTGCATGAGCGCGAGCAATTCGGCAAACCGATCGGCACCTTCCAGCTGATGCAGGGCAAGCTCGCCGATATGTATGTGACCATGAACACGGCCAAGGCCTATGTCTATATGGTGGGCAAGGCTATTGACCGAGGTGAGATCACCCGTAAGGACGCCGCCGGCGCCATCCTCTACGCCGCTGAAAAGGCCACCTGGATGGCCCTAGAGGCAATCCAATGCCTGGGCGGCAACGGCTATATCAACGAATACCCAACCGGCCGCCTCCTCCGCGACGCCAAACTCTACGAAATCGGCGCGGGCACGTCGGAGATCCGACGCATGCTGATTGGTCGGGAACTGTTTGCTGAGACGGCCTAGTACTTAATGCAGTTTGAATCTATACAACATTTTCAAAGTGTTTTTGCTTACAATCACTTTGTCTCGCAAGCAGATACCAATTATATCTTGGCAAAGATATCTGCGCTTGCGGGTTATCATGGGGAGTTTTACTGGAATGCAGCACAGTCCTTAGAAAAATATATGAAGGCGTGCCTGGTTTTAAATGGCCATAAAGTAGATCGATTTGGCCATAAAATATTTGATGGATATAAAATTATTGAAGAAAATTTTGAAGAATTTATAAAATTTAAATCAGATTATATTGAAGAGCTATCAGAGATTATCTCTGTAAGAGATTATAAGTACTATATATCAAAAATTGATAATATGGGGCATCCGGATGTTAGATATGGAATGATCTCATATAACTTTGGCACAGATGACTTTGTGATTTTTTGCTACCTTAGCCAGTTAATTCGAAGCCTATCGATAGGCTTGGATTGGAAAATTGGACAGTATTTTCCAGAGTCAGATCCTGGCGCAGATGGATACGAAACATATGGAGACCTTTTGAGAAATAATCCTCTATATCAAATTAGAGAGTTTTATTTTCCGCAAAAATCATATTTTCCTAAATTTGACAATATTAATCAGATTAGGGATTATATGGATGTAACATATACTGATGTAAATGATATTTTGTCCACTAAGGTTCCAAATACTGTAAATTGTGAAATACCTTTTTTTAGAAATTCGTTTTTGAATTTACTATTTCATCATATCGGTAAGAGTCCGGATGATTATCTCGCCCGAGAGGGTGCTGAATGGATGTTAAATAATATCTATTTGGATAGAGAATCAAAGAAGGTGTTTCGCTTACTTTTGGACGATCCTCAGTATTATTCAGTCGAGATCCTGTCTTCTGCGGGAGAATGACCGATAGTGTCTCTGGTGCGGATTTATTTCATGTGGTGTTGCCATCAGATATCGGGCCTTTCTTTAGGTTCAGTCTTATGGCTTCAGCGCCTCCCCTCACTCAGACCGCAGCCAGTTCACAAACTGCACGGACCTGGTCCGCGCTTGTTGTTCGCTCGAGATTTCTAGCCAGTAGCCTCTGGGCCCGGTGACCACGGTTTGGTCGATGGGGACCAGGCTGCCGGCGGCCAGTTCGTATTCGATCATGTGGCGGTCAACGATGGCGAGGCCGGCGCCGTTCTTGGCCGCCTCTATCGCCATTTCTAGCGTGGCGAAATCGAGGGAGGTTTCGGGGAAGTCGCCCCGCGCCTGGCCCGACACCGCGAACCAATCATCCCAGAGTGGCAGGCGCTCCTCCTCATCCAGCACATGGAACAGGCAGCTATCGGCCATGGCCTTTGGATCGTCGCGCAAGCTGGGCGCGCAAACCGCCATATGCTGCTCGATCAGCAGCTGGGTGCTTTGCCCCGCCCGCTCCGCCCCGATGCCGAAGCGCACGCTGCAATCCATCCGGATATCGCCATGGGGCCTTGTATAGACCGCCAGATCATAGGCGGGGAACCGCTCCCTAAACGAATGCAGGCGCCGGGTCAGCCAGCGCGCGGCGAAGGTGGGTGGGGCCAGCAGGTTGATCCGCTGCCGGGCTGAAATGGCGCGGGTTTCGGCCACTGCCTCATCCAACAGGCCGAAGGTCTCAAATACCCGCTGGTGCAGGCTCGCCCCCTCCGGCGTTAGGGAGATGCTGTTGCCGATCCGGTGGAACAGGGTGATGTCCAGCGCCTCCTCCAACAGCTTGATCTGGCGGCTGATCGCACTCTGGGTCACGCCTAGCTGTTGTGCTGCCTTGGTAAAGCTTTGGCACTGCCCCACGGCGGAGAAAGCGCGGAGTGAGGTCAGGCTGGGTGGCGGTGCCTGTTGGGGTGGTGCTGATTGGCCTGCTGATTGGCCTGCCCCTGTGGGCTCTGTTGTGCCGGTGGCGCTCATCAAACTCAGCTCCTGCAATCATGGCTAGGTCATAACTTAAATGAATGACCCCAGGATTTTGTAATTTGAAAATGGCGGAAATACCAGCGACGCTGAGGTTTGATCGGCAATGTTGCGATGACGTCATGAAAGAAACTGATGCTTCATACCGAGTGGAAACCGATGATATCGGCATGATTTACGTGCCGAGCCATGCGGCTTTCGGCGCCCAAACCCAACGTGCGGTTGATCTGTTCTCCGTCTATGGCGCCAATCGGCTCTGCGCCTATCCCCGGCTGATCGATGCGATGTTGTTCATCAAGATCGCCGCCGCCCGGACCAATGTGGCCATCGGTGAGTTAGAGCGGCACCACGGCGATGCGATCATCGCCGCCGCCCAAACGCTGCTTGAGCATCGGCTGCCCGAAACCTTCCCGGTTCATGCCTTCCATGGCGGGGGCGGTATCGCGACCAACATGNACGTGAATGAGGTGCTGGCGAACCTTGCCAATACCGGGTTTCTGGACGCCCCGATTGCGGCCAAGGACCCGGTGCAGCCGATCGATCATGTGAACCTCAACCAATCCACCACCGACTGCCTCTCAACCGCCAGCCACATTGCGGCGCGCACGGCCTTTTTGGCGTTGGAGGCGGAGTTGCGCGGCCTGGTGGATGACCTCTCCAAATTCGGCGCTGAGGTGTCATCGGTGCGCAAGATTGCCCGCACCTGCCTTCAGGATGCGATTGATATCAGCGCCCAGGACTATTTCGACGGCGTTGCCTTCAACCTGATCAACCTAACCGGTCGGGCGCAGCAGGATGCCAGCCGCCTGGCGAAGCTGAACCTCGGCGGCAATGTGGTTGGCCGGAGCGATGATTGCAGCCCGGCCTATGTTGAGAACATCATGGCGCATCTCAACTACACCTTGGTTGAGGCCGGCCTCTCAGGTGATATCAGCCGGACCGAGAACCTCTTCGCCGCCTCCCAAGCGCAGGACCCGCTGCAGAACCTCTCTTCCTCCCTCGATCAGGTGGCGCGATCGCTGATCCGGTTTTGTAAGGACCTCCGTCTCATGGCCTCGGGCCCCAGCGCTGGGCTGTCTGAGATTACCCTGCCATCGGTCATGGCCGGGTCGTCCGCCATCCCGGGGAAGACCAACCCGGCCGTGCCGGAATTCGTCATCCAATGCGCGATGATGGTCTGCGGGCGGGGCGAGACGATCCGCATGACCCAGGATCATGGCGAGCTGGATTACAACCCCTGGTCAATGGTATTGATTGTGGCGCTGCTCGACATGATCGACCTGCTTTATAGCGCGACCTATTCCCTGCGCCGGCAATGCGTGCAGGGCATGCAGATGAATGCCGACCGCAACGCCCAAAACGCCAATAGCCTGGTGCCGAGCCTGATGAACATCAAACGGATGTTTGGCTATCGCTACGCCGCCAGCGTGGCAAAGCAGGCCGCCGGTGACCTCGGTGCCGTCCTGCAAATCTGGCAGCGCGATACCGCCGATAAGACCAACAACGACAAGAACAATAAGCCGGGCAGTTAGCCCAAACCCCTTCCGATAATCCGGGCCAGCCTGGCCCGGGCGTAACAAGGACTAGATGATGACGAGTAACGCTGAGATGAGTTGGGCTGAGACCTGGCTCGGCGAGAAGAAGCGACAGTATATCAATGGCGCTTGGGTCGATGGTGCCGGTGATGACTGGCAGGTGACCAACCCGGCCAACGGGTCGGTACTGGCCGATTATCGCTTTGCCACGGCGGGCCAGGTGGATGAGGCGATTGCCGCCGCCCATGCTTGCCATTCGAGCGGGGTTTGGTCCCGGCAAACCACGCGGAAGGAACGGGCGGATGCACTCAACGCCATCGCCCGGCTGATCCGGGAGAATACCGAGCGTCTTGCCCTGTTTGAGAGCCTGCCCAATGGCAAGCTGCTATCCGAGGCAATAGTGGATGACATCCCGACCTGCGCCGATATCTTTGAGTATTACGCCGGGTGGACCGACAAGTTTTACGGCGAGGTTTCACCGGTCGAAACCGGGTTCCTGAACTTCACCTCGAAGGAGCCGGTGGGCGTTTGCGCCCTGATCGCGCCCTGGAATTTCCCGCTCTACCAGGCCAGTTTGAAGATCGCGCCAGCGCTGGCCATGGGCAACACGGTGGTGATGAAACCATCGGAATACACACCGCTTGCGACCCTATTCCTGTTTGAGCTGATTGACCGCGAGCTCGACCTACCGCCCGGCCTGTTGAACCTAGTGGTGTGCGATGGGCCAGTGGCCGACCGCCTCACCATCAGCCGCGATGTGCACAAGGTTTCCTTCACCGGTAGCACCAATGTGGGCCGCCGCATCGTGCAAAATTCCGGGCAATCGAACCTGAAGGCCGTGACGCTCGAGCTGGGTGGCAAGTCGCCTTGTATCTTCTTTGACGACACGCCGGATTTGGATGCCGCCATCGACCGCGCCTTCAATGTCATGTTCTCCCATAAGGGGGAGAAATGCTCAGAGCCGACGCGGTTCCTGATCCAACGCGGCATCTATGACCGGGTGCTGGATGCGTTGATTGAAAAGGCGGCGGCGATCCGCTGCGGCGACCCGCTGGACCCAGCCTCTGACCAGGGCCCGCAATGTAACGCCGCGCAGTTCAAACGGATCATGGACTATATCGAGATCGGCAAGGGCGAGGCCGAGCTGGTCACCGGTGGGTCAGCGGATCAAGAGAGCGCCAATGCCGATGGCTTCTTCATCCGCCCGACCATCTTCTCAAACGTGCCGCGGGATGCCCGCATCGCGCAGGAGGAGATCTTTGGCCCGGTCCTGTCCTGCACCGCGTTCGAGGATGCGGATGAGGCGCTAGCGCTCGCCAATGACAGCGCCTATGGCCTGGCCGCTGGTCTCTACACCGCCGATCTCAGCACCGCCCATCGGATGGCTGATCGCCTTGATGCCGGGATGATCTTCATCAACCGGTATGGCTGCTACGGCCTCTCCAGCCCGTTTGGCGGTTTTAAGGAGAGTGGTTGGGGCAAGGAAATGGCCATCCACTCCCTTAGCTCATACACGAAAACCAAGGGTATCTGGGTCGCTTACGGCGATGCCTGATCACTCATCCCGCATATCCGCCAGCATCAATTAAGAGGGCGCGTCATGGAATATAATCGTCTTGGAAATTCTGGTCTGAAGGTGTCCCGGCTCTGCCTTGGCACGATGAATATGGGCTCCAAAAACTGGAAGCCCTGGATCTTTGATGAGCGGGAGAGTGAACCGCTGATCACCCATGCGTTGGAGCAGGGGATCAATTTCATCGATCTCGCCGATTTCTACTCCACCGGTGAGGGGGAGGCCGCGGTCTGCAACGTCCTGCGCCGGGTCGCGAAGCGGGATGAGCTCGTGATCACGACCAAGCTTGGCTATCAGATCGGCCGGGATGTGAATTCGGTTGGCCTGTCGCGCAAGCATGTGTTTGACGCCATTGATGGGTCCCTATCCCGGATGCAGATGGAGTACGCCGATATCTACATGATGCATTTCTTCGATACCGAGACCCCGGTTGAGGAGACGATGGAGGCGCTGAACGATGTGGTGCGCATGGGTAAGGCCCGGTATATCGGCGCCTCGACCATGTATGCCTGGCAGTTTGCCAAGATCCTCAATGTCTGTGAGCGCTATGGCTGGACCAAGCCGATCAACATGCAGCTTCAGCTCAACTGCGCCTACCGGGAGGAGGAGCGGGAGATGATCCCGCTTTGCATGGATCAGGGCATCGGCGTGTCGGTATTCAGCCCGCTGGCCCGGGGCCTGTTGGCGAATGACGCCACCTCGGTTCGGAACACCACCGACTTCTTTACCGCCCAGATGTATAACGACCAAACCTCGCTCGACATCTCACAGGCGGTGGCCAAGGTGGGCGCCAATCATGGTGTCCCGGCGGCGCAAATCGCCCAGGCCTGGGTCCTCCGTAAGTCAGAGATTTCGGCCATGCTTGTAGGGGCCGATAGTGTGGCGCAGATTGATCAGGCCGTCGCCGCCATGGACACCAAACTTAGCGATGATGATTTGCATGAGATTGAGCGCCACTACACCCCATGCGATGTGATCAATGACTACCGGGCCAGCACCCGAACGCCGCGCATGCCGCGACCATCCCAGGGATGCTATGCCGGTGAAGAAACAGCGAAGGCGGGGTAGGGTGCGAACCTCGCTTTAGGGGGACCGAAATGAAGAAACTGGCGATAGCGCTTATCGGCTTGTGTCTCACAGCAGCACCGGCACAGGCCGACCCGCTTCATCAGCAGGCGGTGGCCCTGACCCAGCAATCGGCGCCGATCATCATCGGGCGATCTGGGTTGGTTGACGGTGAGCGACATATGGATGTCGAAATGTCAGCCTTCCCCCATGTCAGCGCTGTCGACCCGCTGGTGGATATTGGATCCCTAACCAAA
This window encodes:
- a CDS encoding isovaleryl-CoA dehydrogenase, which encodes MLANAPRPFNLDLGETADMLRDSVADFAAAEIAPRAEEIDRTDVFPADLWQKMGAMGLHGVTVEEELGGAGMGYVEHMVAMEEISRASASVGLSYGAHSNLCVNQIRLNGNDEQRARYLPKLISGEHVGALAMSEPGAGSDVVSMKLKAEKKGDRYILNGSKMWITNGPDAETLVVYAKTDPSAGSRGITAFIIEKGFKGFSCAQKLDKLGMRGSHTGELVFQDCEVPEENILGTEGGGVAVLMSGLDYERAVLAAGPLGIMQACMDIVIPYVHEREQFGKPIGTFQLMQGKLADMYVTMNTAKAYVYMVGKAIDRGEITRKDAAGAILYAAEKATWMALEAIQCLGGNGYINEYPTGRLLRDAKLYEIGAGTSEIRRMLIGRELFAETA
- a CDS encoding HEPN domain-containing protein; protein product: MQFESIQHFQSVFAYNHFVSQADTNYILAKISALAGYHGEFYWNAAQSLEKYMKACLVLNGHKVDRFGHKIFDGYKIIEENFEEFIKFKSDYIEELSEIISVRDYKYYISKIDNMGHPDVRYGMISYNFGTDDFVIFCYLSQLIRSLSIGLDWKIGQYFPESDPGADGYETYGDLLRNNPLYQIREFYFPQKSYFPKFDNINQIRDYMDVTYTDVNDILSTKVPNTVNCEIPFFRNSFLNLLFHHIGKSPDDYLAREGAEWMLNNIYLDRESKKVFRLLLDDPQYYSVEILSSAGE
- a CDS encoding LysR family transcriptional regulator, with protein sequence MSATGTTEPTGAGQSAGQSAPPQQAPPPSLTSLRAFSAVGQCQSFTKAAQQLGVTQSAISRQIKLLEEALDITLFHRIGNSISLTPEGASLHQRVFETFGLLDEAVAETRAISARQRINLLAPPTFAARWLTRRLHSFRERFPAYDLAVYTRPHGDIRMDCSVRFGIGAERAGQSTQLLIEQHMAVCAPSLRDDPKAMADSCLFHVLDEEERLPLWDDWFAVSGQARGDFPETSLDFATLEMAIEAAKNGAGLAIVDRHMIEYELAAGSLVPIDQTVVTGPRGYWLEISSEQQARTRSVQFVNWLRSE
- a CDS encoding aspartate ammonia-lyase; amino-acid sequence: MKETDASYRVETDDIGMIYVPSHAAFGAQTQRAVDLFSVYGANRLCAYPRLIDAMLFIKIAAARTNVAIGELERHHGDAIIAAAQTLLEHRLPETFPVHAFHGGGGIATNMXVNEVLANLANTGFLDAPIAAKDPVQPIDHVNLNQSTTDCLSTASHIAARTAFLALEAELRGLVDDLSKFGAEVSSVRKIARTCLQDAIDISAQDYFDGVAFNLINLTGRAQQDASRLAKLNLGGNVVGRSDDCSPAYVENIMAHLNYTLVEAGLSGDISRTENLFAASQAQDPLQNLSSSLDQVARSLIRFCKDLRLMASGPSAGLSEITLPSVMAGSSAIPGKTNPAVPEFVIQCAMMVCGRGETIRMTQDHGELDYNPWSMVLIVALLDMIDLLYSATYSLRRQCVQGMQMNADRNAQNANSLVPSLMNIKRMFGYRYAASVAKQAAGDLGAVLQIWQRDTADKTNNDKNNKPGS
- a CDS encoding aldehyde dehydrogenase, whose product is MTSNAEMSWAETWLGEKKRQYINGAWVDGAGDDWQVTNPANGSVLADYRFATAGQVDEAIAAAHACHSSGVWSRQTTRKERADALNAIARLIRENTERLALFESLPNGKLLSEAIVDDIPTCADIFEYYAGWTDKFYGEVSPVETGFLNFTSKEPVGVCALIAPWNFPLYQASLKIAPALAMGNTVVMKPSEYTPLATLFLFELIDRELDLPPGLLNLVVCDGPVADRLTISRDVHKVSFTGSTNVGRRIVQNSGQSNLKAVTLELGGKSPCIFFDDTPDLDAAIDRAFNVMFSHKGEKCSEPTRFLIQRGIYDRVLDALIEKAAAIRCGDPLDPASDQGPQCNAAQFKRIMDYIEIGKGEAELVTGGSADQESANADGFFIRPTIFSNVPRDARIAQEEIFGPVLSCTAFEDADEALALANDSAYGLAAGLYTADLSTAHRMADRLDAGMIFINRYGCYGLSSPFGGFKESGWGKEMAIHSLSSYTKTKGIWVAYGDA
- a CDS encoding aldo/keto reductase, whose translation is MEYNRLGNSGLKVSRLCLGTMNMGSKNWKPWIFDERESEPLITHALEQGINFIDLADFYSTGEGEAAVCNVLRRVAKRDELVITTKLGYQIGRDVNSVGLSRKHVFDAIDGSLSRMQMEYADIYMMHFFDTETPVEETMEALNDVVRMGKARYIGASTMYAWQFAKILNVCERYGWTKPINMQLQLNCAYREEEREMIPLCMDQGIGVSVFSPLARGLLANDATSVRNTTDFFTAQMYNDQTSLDISQAVAKVGANHGVPAAQIAQAWVLRKSEISAMLVGADSVAQIDQAVAAMDTKLSDDDLHEIERHYTPCDVINDYRASTRTPRMPRPSQGCYAGEETAKAG